AATCATGCCATTTGTTTAGAAAAGAAGGAATGGGTAATGCAAAGACTAAATTACATCCATCAGAATCCGGTAAGGCAAATGATTGTACAGTATCCGTATGAGTATCTATTTAGCAGTGCTGTGGACTCCGCTCGCCCACGTTTGTAACGGGGGCGGTCGAGAAAGGCGTTTTTTACGCCAACTATCGTCTCTTGCTGGTTCAGGTTTGTAACCTGAACCGCTAAGCAATCGGTCCCAACCAAATCAAAGTAGTTCTCTTCCAGTTGGAAGGAACTTTTTAGCATCTTTACAACATAAACCCCTAACTCCCAATTTTCAAACTTGATTTAGCCGCAGCCCATTTAGGAGAAAAAGGAACACCTGGAGTAGCAGGTAAAGGATTAGTAAAAATTACAAAAATTCAGGGATGAATGATAATAATATCGGTCAGAGACCAATTTCTCAACCGCCCTCGTTGCAAACGAGGGCGAGGGCGGGTAAATATGAAAGAGCTCCAACACATACGGAACGAAATGCATTAGAAGAATTGGCCTTAAAATGCCCTTATAACAATGGCAAGGCAGTACACATGGCAAGGGCAGTGCTATCTGCTTATGATACCTTGTTTGTAAACAGGATTAACCCTTGTGAAATACCTATGACCCCATCCTTAAGAAAAGATGAATTGAACCATGAAGTAAACCAGGGATCAAATACAGATATAGTCATTTTCCCAAATCCGACCACTGGAATGGTAAATTTCAAAATAAATGCCGACATTTATGGTCAAATGGAAATATTTGATTTATTAGGCAGACCTATAATAGCCATTAATAAATTGTGGCAAGCCTTTGATTTGATTGACCTTAGTTCGCTTCCAAATGGCTTTTACCATTTAAAATTTACTTCCACTAACTATGATCAGCAATGGAAAATTATAGTAAGAAAATAGTTTGGACAGTGTTTATTCTCCTATTCTTTTTAAAAGAAGGTAAAGCCCAATATAACTTGGTGCCTAATCCTAGCTTTGAAATATTGTCGGATTGTCCTACCCAGCCTAATTTGATTCAAAATGCAATAGGGTGGATTAATCCGAACAGTTGTTCGCCAGACTTATTTAATAGTTGCAACAGTAGTAATTCCTCCATGAATGTTCCTAATTATGCTCATACCGGTTATCTAGAGGCACATACCGGTGGAGGTTATTTAGGAATCTATACTTATGGAGGTAGTGAAGAATTTATAAATGTGCCAAGGGAATATGGAGAAATTAAGCTTTTGAATAAATTAAGTGAAGGAAAGAAGTACTTGGCTGGTTTTCATGCATGTTTAAGAAGTGATTTGTATGCAGGTGGATATAGTATCAATATTGCCACCAATAATATTGGTATGTTGCTTACCGACACATTGTGGCAAACAACCAATCAATGTTATTATTTTAATGCAAAGGCACAGGTTGAAAATGATTCAACCAATCCACTCACCAATCGCACCTTTTGGAGGCTGGTATCCGATACAATTGTGGCAAAGGGAGGAGAAGAGTTT
Above is a genomic segment from Bacteroidia bacterium containing:
- a CDS encoding T9SS type A sorting domain-containing protein, yielding MNDNNIGQRPISQPPSLQTRARAGKYERAPTHTERNALEELALKCPYNNGKAVHMARAVLSAYDTLFVNRINPCEIPMTPSLRKDELNHEVNQGSNTDIVIFPNPTTGMVNFKINADIYGQMEIFDLLGRPIIAINKLWQAFDLIDLSSLPNGFYHLKFTSTNYDQQWKIIVRK